Proteins encoded within one genomic window of Procambarus clarkii isolate CNS0578487 chromosome 31, FALCON_Pclarkii_2.0, whole genome shotgun sequence:
- the LOC138370138 gene encoding mucin-2-like: MRCKTNVSKSAFVFLLLQAAHTFPHLPQDAHTSPKLPTPSHTSHKLPTPSHTSHKLPTPSHTSHKLPTPSHTSHKLPTPSLTSPKLPHTFPHLPKLPTPSHTSHKLPTPSLTSPKLPTPSHTSHKLPTPSHTSPKLPTPSHTSPKLPTPSLTSHKLPTPSLTSSKLSTPSHTSHKLSTPSDTSHKLPTPYLTFPKLPTPSLTSHKLPTPSLTSHKLPTPSHTSPKLPTPSHTSPKLPTPSLTSHKLPTPSLTSSKLSTPSHTSHKLSTPSHTSHKLPTPYLTFPKLPTPSLTSHKLPTPSLTSHKLPTPSHTSHELSTPSHTSHKLPTPSLTSHKLPTPSLTSSKLSTPSHTSHKLSTPSHTSHKLPTPSLTSHKLPTPSLSSSKLSTPSHTSHKLSTPSHTSHKLLTPYLTFPKLPTPSLTSHKLPTPSVTSHKLPTPSHTSHELSTPSHTSHKLPTPSHTSPKLPTPSHTSHKLPAPSHTSHKLPTPSHAFHKLSTSSHTSSKLPKPSHTSHKLPTPSHTSHKLPTPSHTYPKLSTPSPSCPHLPTPSPISTSPCNNLYLTVQQSLPHRATISASP, encoded by the coding sequence GTAAGACGAACGTCAGTAAATCCGCATTTGTGTTCCTGCTCCTCCAAGCTGCCCACACCTTCCCACACCTCCCACAAGATGCCCACACCTCCCCCAAGCTGCCCACACCTTCCCACACCTCCCACAAGCTGCCCACACCTTCCCACACCTCCCACAAGCTGCCCACACCTTCCCACACCTCCCACAAGCTGCCCACACCTTCCCACACCTCCCACAAGCTGCCCactccttccctcacctcccccaaGCTGCCCCACACCTTCCCACACCTCCCCAAGCTGCCCACACCTTCCCACACCTCCCACAAGCTgcccacaccttccctcacctcccccaagctgcccacaccttcccacacctcccacaagctgcccacaccttcccacacctcccccaagctgcccacaccttcccacacctcccccaagctgcccacaccttccctcacctcccaCAAGCTgcccacaccttccctcacctcctcCAAGCTGTCCACACCTTCCCACACCTCCCACAAGCTGTCTACACCTTCCGACACCTCCCACAAGCTGCccacaccttacctcaccttcccCAAGCTgcccacaccttccctcacctcccaCAAGCTGCCCactccttccctcacctcccacAAGCTGCCCACACCTTCCCACACCTCCCCCAAGCTGCCCACACCTTCCCACACCTCCCCCAAGCTgcccacaccttccctcacctcccaCAAGCTgcccacaccttccctcacctcctcCAAGCTGTCCACACCTTCCCACACCTCCCACAAGCTGTCCACACCTTCCCACACCTCCCACAAGCTGCccacaccttacctcaccttcccCAAGCTgcccacaccttccctcacctcccaCAAGCTGCCCactccttccctcacctcccacAAGCTGCCCACACCTTCCCACACCTCCCACGAGCTTTCCACACCTTCCCACACCTCCCACAAGCTgcccacaccttccctcacctcccaCAAGCTgcccacaccttccctcacctcctcCAAGCTGTCCACACCTTCCCACACCTCCCACAAGCTGTCCACACCTTCCCACACCTCCCACAAGCTgcccacaccttccctcacctcccaCAAGCTGcccacaccttccctctcctcctccaagCTGTCCACACCTTCCCACACCTCCCACAAGCTGTCCACACCTTCCCACACCTCCCACAAGCTGCtcacaccttacctcaccttcccCAAACTgcccacaccttccctcacctcccaCAAGCTGCCCACACCTTCCGTCACCTCCCACAAGCTGCCCACACCTTCCCACACCTCCCACGAGCTTTCCACACCTTCCCACACCTCCCACAAGCTGCCCACACCTTCCCACACCTCCCCCAAGCTGCCCACACCTTCCCACACCTCCCACAAGCTGCCCGCCCCTTCCCACACCTCCCACAAACTGcccacaccttcccacgcctTCCACAAGCTGTCCACATCTTCCCACACCTCCTCCAAGCTGCCCAAACCTTCCCACACCTCCCACAAGCTGCCCACACCTTCCCACACCTCCCACAAGCTGCCCACACCTTCCCACACCTACCCAAAGCTGTCCACACCTTCCCCAAGCTGCCCACACCTTCCCACTCCTTCCCCAA